The Salmo salar chromosome ssa06, Ssal_v3.1, whole genome shotgun sequence sequence cagccaggaagcataggaactgagaagtggtctgtggtccccacctgcagaaccactcctttattgggggtgtcttgctaattgcctataatttccacctgttgtctattccatttgcacaacagcatgtgaaatttattgtcaatcagtgttgcttcctaagtggacagtttgatttcacagaagtgtgattgacttggagttacattgtgttgtttaagtgttcactttatttttttgagcagtatatatatataacactaatATAACACAAACATTGACAACAGTGTTGTTTTCAGACCTGGGTTTAAATGCTTATTGTTGTTTTTCAAGGACTTTAAAATGCCAGTACATTTTGAAATATAAGTAGTTGAAAATTGGAATGTGTTTGgaaatacatttggaaagtattaccatgtatttgaaaatacaaaaATTCACAGACAAGTGTATTTTAAAatttaaatatttaaatattcCATGCATTTCAACCCAGGATTGTTTGTTCCTAGttgcatttgaaatgtattttgagacaagtatttgaaaatagtttcaaatagtatttaaatAAAATTATTAGAAAATACTTTAAATAGAAGTGGCTACATTATTTGAAAATAATCAAATACATAGAAAATAAAAATTACAAATACTTAAATATgtatgtatttgaacccaggtcaggTTGTTATTCAAGTATATTTAGGTTGACATCTCTGTTGGTGGAGATTGACATTACTTGCAGCTAGGTTTTCGTAGAATAATATCAATTTCTAAAATATTATTTCATTAATTTGTAGGCAACTAACTCCAAACCATCAAGATGTCATCAGCTAAAGGCCCGTCTATCGGCATTGACCTGGGCACCACCTACTCCTGTGTGGGGGTGTTCCAGCATGGCAAAGTGGAGATCATCGCCAACGACCAGGGCAACAGGACCACACCCAGCTATGTGGCCTTCACAGACACCGAGAGACTCATCGGAGACGCAGCAAAGAACCAGGTGGCCATGAACCCCAACAACACCGTTTTTGACGCCAAACGCCTGATTGGCCGAAAGTTCAACGATCAGGTCGTGCAAGCCGACATGAAGCACTGGCCCTTCAAGGTGGTCAGCGACGGAGGAAAGCCTAAAGTTCAGGTAGATTACAAAGGTGAGAACAAATCCTGATACAATCATAATAATACAATCACTATGATCCTTCTTGGAAAAAGAGGCACAAATTCAATTCTGGCACATAGAAAAAAAACAATTACAGGTCACATTTTTCCTTTGTGCTAATTGGTGTCAAGCTCAGAGAACCAACTActgtataattatttgattttgaAGTATTTAAactggaactgacagcatttgaactactttgcagatatgaaacaaacggacaatcataatatcagtaaaacatatcaaattcccagtttatgcttcaaaaccaactttataagaggttttaaaaataggttctatttgactcaaaattccatgttgtacagtaaggcattgttggcagaatagatggatgcagttcaatgcatgattaatataattcaccaatacatttcttggtagtccaaataATATTTTGATCAGGTTGTAAATTATGGCTGGCCtagtacattgtttgctgccgcCACCCATTCGGGATGcagtgtttcagtttcaatgacttgATATTTTGAACAAAAAACGGACGACTGTaaataaggctgggaatgtcaatacaatgcaACTATAAGGTGTTATATTATGCATATCTGCAAGCGTAGCAGCAAAGGCTGGACAAATTCTTTATCTATTTTGTTTAAAAACGTTAAGATGCTATATACAGCATATCTACATAAGTGGACATTATAAAGGGCTATATTTTTTCTAATAAAACAATGGCCAGTTTAGTCACAGTTACACGTTGTTGTGTATAAGAAATAGCCTATGTCTGGCGAATTcattgggtacattgacttcaataattCAAAACCTAGGAGCCTCGTGGTTCTCACCccattccatagacttacacaatgcccgaggatcccaacaggtccctcaggcgcgacgtcccctGACGGCCCATTTTGCTAACCGCCgcctgctagctatctatagcatattggactgttagctgatccaCCGGCCAGTTTCTTGGACCACGATGCcaattttgccaattggacttggacccctctgctacttggaaccctacaaattccacgactggtctatcgatgtCACTGCAcgaggaggcaaaaacagacttttcccccatcgcgacgtccctctaaggcctatatgctagcttgctagccccagcctgctaactgctagcttgctagcaccggcctgctaactgtctgaatcgtcgtgtccccagccagcccaaccactcactggacccatacgatcacttggctacgcatgcctctccctaatatcaatatcaatatgccttgtacattactgtcctggttagtgagtactgtcttatttcactgtagagcctataGCCCTGCTCAAAATGCCTtaaccttaaccaaccatgttgttccacctcccacatgtgcgatgacatcacctggtttaaaagtctctagagactatatctctctcttcatTACTCAATACCTAGGATgtcttagccatgtctgaatcctggctaaggaaaaccaccaaaaacgctgaaatttccatccctaactataacgttttccaccaagatagaactgccaaagggggcggtgttgcaatccactgcagagatagcctgcagagttctatctTATTATCAAGGTCTGTActaaaacaattcaagcttctacttctaaaaatgtacctttccagaaacaagtctctcactgttgaagcttgctatagaccaccctctgcccccagctgtgccctggacaccatatgtgaattgattgccccccatctatcttctgaactcgtgctgctaggtgacctaaactgggacatccttaacaccccggccatcctacaatctaagtttgatgccctcaatctcacacaaattatcaatgaacctaccaggtacaaccccaaatccgtaaacacgggcaccctcatagatatcatcctaactaactcgccctccaaatacacctctgctgttctcaaccaagatctcagcgatcactgcctcattgcctgcatccttaatgggtctgcggtcaaacgaccacccctcatcactgtcaaacgctccctaaaacacttctgcgaacaggcctttctaattgacctggaatgacattgacctcatcccgtctgcagaggatgcctggttattcttaaaTAAGCAGGCTCCATTCAAAGAAATGTAGAACTAAATAGATATAGCACTTGGTTCCCTCCAGACCTGTCTTCCcgtacctctcttatcctacctcatttgcacatgctgtatatagatttttctactgtattattgattgtatgtttttttattccatgtgtaactctgtgttgttgtatgtgtcgaactgcttttctttatcttggcagGTCGCagatgcaaatgagaacttgttctcaactagcctacctggttaaataaaggtgaaattacatttacatttacatttacatttaagtcatttagcagacgctcttatccagagcgacttacaaattggtgcattcaccttatgatatccagtggaacaaccactttacaatagtgcatctaaatcttttaaggggggggttagaaggattactttatcctatcctaggtattccttaaagaggtggggtttcaggtgtctccggaaggtggtgattgactccactgtcctggcgtcgtgagggaacttgttccaccattggggtgccagagcagcgaacagttttgactggactgagcgggaactgtgcttcctcagaggtaggggggccagcaggccagaggtggatgaacgcagtgcccttgtttgggtgtagggcctgatcagagcctgaaggtatggaggtgccgttcccttcacagctccgtaggcaatcaccatggtcttgtagcggatgcgagcttcaactggaagccagtggagagagcggaggagcggggtgacgtgagagaacttgggaaggttgaacaccagacgggctgcggcgttctggatgagttgtaggggtttaatggcacaggcagggagcccagccaacagcgagttgcagtaatccagacgggagatgacaagtgcctggattaggacctgcgccgcttcctgtgtgaggcagggtcgtactctgcgaatgttgtagagcatgaacctacaggatcgggtcaccaccttgatgttagtggagaacgacagggtgttgtccaggatcacgccaaggttcttagcactctgggaggaggacacaagggagttgtcaaccgtgatggcgagatcatggaacgggcagtccttccccgggaggaagagcagctccgtcttgccgaggttcagcttgagctggtgatccgtcatccacactgatatgtctgacagacatgcagagatgcgattcgccgcctggttatcagaagggggaaaggagaagattaattgtttgtcgtctgcatagcaatgataggagagaccatgtgaggatatgacagagccaagtgacttggtgtatagcgagaataggagagggcctagaacagagccctggcggacaccagtggtgagagcgcatggtgcggagacagattctcgccacgccacctggtaggagcgacctgtcaggtaggacgcaatccaagcgtgggccgcgccggagatacccaactcggagagggtggagaggaggatctgatggttcacagtatcaaaggcagcagttaggtctagaaggatgagagcagaggagagagagttagctttagcagtgcggagagcctccgtgacacagagaagagcagtctcagttgaatgcccagtcttgaaacctgactgattaggatcaagaaggtcattctgagagagatagcaggagagctggccaaggacggcacgttcaagagttttggagagaaaagaaagaagggatactggtctgtagttgttgacatcggagggatcgagtgtaggttttttcagaaggggtgcaactctcgctctcttgaagacggaagggacgtagccagcggtcaaggatgagttgatgagcgaggtgatgaaggggagaaggtctccggaaatggtctggagaagagaggaggggatagggtcaagtgggcaggttgttgggcggccggccgtcacaagacgcgagatttcatttggagagagaggggagaaagaggtcaaagcacagggtagggcagtgtgagcaggaccagcggtgtcgtttgacttagcaaacgaggatcggatatcgtcaaccttcttttcaaaatggttgacgaagtcatccgcagagacggaggagggggggggagggggaggaggattcaggagggaggagaaggtagcaaagagcttcctagggttagaggcagatgcttggaatttagagtggtagaaagtggctttagcagcagagacagaagaggagaatgtagagaggagggagtgaaaggatgccaggtccgcagggaggcgaaaTAAAATATATGAAAgatatgaaataaaaaataaataataataataataatttggacTACacctggaggacatcctccaacctatcagagctcttgcagtaaGAACGAACAAGTTTTCCATCCAAAGGATCTAATAATTAatttagtactgaaagcataagctacagctagctagcactgcagtgcataaagtgtagtgagtagttgactcaaagagagaaaggCAATAGTTGAagcagcatagagagagagagagagagagagagagagagagctagctatttttaattttatttttaattaatcttAGTCTACCTTTCACTTAGCTATtgcagctaatttagcctacCCAAAGAAcctgactcaaacagagaggaatgctatttatgttagctagctggctaaggctatccaacactgcaactcttccaagtcaatgtaagcttttggttttataaatgtattgacACCGGGGCCCACGGGTTTACCTGCTAAACTACTTGCTGTACAGTGTAATGCGTGATTGTACACTTGGGATTGGATTGTGGGTTTACTAATGTGTTGGttccattttgttttgttttactatAACCATAATATGGTGACGATGTAGGTTGTGTAGCGGTTAGTGGTTATGGTGTGAAGGTTTGGCATGGAGAGGTTTTTGTGCCTAGTCACAGATAGCTTTTGTGTTGTgtactgaagtccacaagtgaagggaaaaggtgagaggaggaaagcttgtagatgtgagaaggaattttACAACAAGTAAAGTCATAATGCtctatgtggctgctatgaaattgaactgtgtgtgtgggtgatcaggggtgtattcattctgacgATTATGTTGCAAAATGTGTCTTAAACGAAACGAAATGGggcgggacctacctgaatttgtccaatagaaactttagaaacgttttgcaactgtttggactaaagattacaccccagatcagctagatgcaggcaagagtgtgcaaggcggtattgaatgtgcctGTCACCTTGATCACTCCAATTTGTCTCTTGACCTGTAAGCCTACGGTATAAACTTTCATTTCTAGGCTATAGGTTGTAGCAATCTCTTGATTGGTATAGgacaaatttgagtatcatgtagtagcctaaacctattgatgttactttgagctgggtgaatgggaatatgaatgacagtcatccaatatgctgtaatcgAACTACGGCCatgataataaaataaaataaaaatcaaatcaaatttatttatatagcccttcgtacatcagctgacattaaaataccagtacattttgaaatataagtagttgaatattggaatgtgtttggaaatacatttggaaagtattaccatgtatttgaaaatactcaaatacacagacaagtgtattttaaaattaaaatattTAAATATTCCATGCATTTGAACCCAACATTGATTGTTCCTAGGTgtttttgaaatgtatttggagacaagtatttgaaaatagtttcaaatagtatttaaataaacatttaaaatacTTTAAATAGAAGTGGCTACATTATTTGAAAATAATCAAATACATAGAAAATCAGAATTACAAATACTTAAATAcgcatgtatttgaacccaggtcaggTTGTTATTCAAGTATATTTAGGTTGAAATCTCTGTTGGTGGAGATTGACATTACTTGCAGCTAGGTTTTCGTAGAATAATATCAATTTCTAAAATATTATTTCATTAATTTGTAGGCAACTAACTCCAAACCATCAAGATGTCATCAGCTAAAGGCCCGTCTATCGGCATTGACCTGGGCACCACCTACTCCTGTGTGGGGGTGTTCCAGCATGGCAAAGTGGAGATCATCGCCAACGACCAGGGCAACAGGACCACACCCAGCTATGTGGCCTTCACAGACACC is a genomic window containing:
- the LOC106607284 gene encoding heat shock 70 kDa protein-like, whose amino-acid sequence is MSSAKGPSIGIDLGTTYSCVGVFQHGKVEIIANDQGNRTTPSYVAFTDTERLIGDAAKNQVAMNPNNTVFDAKRLIGRKFNDQVVQADMKHWPFKVVSDGGKPKVQVDYKGENKS